A single Dunckerocampus dactyliophorus isolate RoL2022-P2 chromosome 2, RoL_Ddac_1.1, whole genome shotgun sequence DNA region contains:
- the stab2 gene encoding stabilin-2 isoform X1, whose product MKAPQTWTTMMMMMMMMMMMTMMNEATSLTSQQNWCSNSTVLRTRTSCHSCSLTAILPCPSGYKKTPGSTVQDCQVCVCVCVCVRVCACVCVCVPVRRYYIRSATLKLSITGCSFECYKEAELKRCCPGYWGPDCTECPVEAERPCNDRGSCFDGLGGNGTCSCQAGFAGSACEDCEAGRYGLSCREVCSCVHGLCDAGLKGNGACTCFSGYTGPKCDQELPACASLQCPSESRCMEEALTGRLVCRCMLGYRQSGDECLSVNPCAQQVCHMHATCVHSGPNRHLCACNQGYSGDGRVCMAVDPCQTKQGGCSAASTRCVYDGPGKSHCECLPGFDKSADGSCRLADSCTPTSCHKNANCTTVEPGRVQCTCLQGYHGDGNVCYGNIIQRLNELNTEPGGPWSGQLTSAITLFGSVSWPLQNLGPFTLFVPINKGFRGMSLRTLTADPSKAKYLCKMHLVAGVMTFDMLKKSDVFYTLTGKSAESDTSEGDSQTKIRIHGNRKRGVVIQSDLVASNGMIHIINKLMDSVAATVESNVQENLIKILSDYGKFGTFTSLLESVDLASILDVPGPLTVFAPVSSAFGAMAESHLEYLRSDAGATKRVELLRNHIVPSTQLDVFTAVSGPQLFTMANQVLSIKVSHNGQVMVNTAAVLEAAVEAKNGRLYVVDALLMPASIEPLLPHRCDVTENRIVKGKCTSCSKVKLSQCSSGGVYTGSSVFGCLYSLSIGGTALGVPVTGCSPLCNVTVTTPACCDGFYGPDCKPCPGGHQTPCSGRSQCFDGIEGNGTCNCPSNLKGSRCQLCASSNKFGPECDTACPCIHGLCDNRPDSDGRCKPDSCQPGFTGRFCERRTAPCGTLAQFCHAHADCDFRWGAPSCICRPGYQGDGITCVESDPCAPPFRGGCSLNARCVKTGLSTRACQCLTGWQEDGDECQPINNCLADDRGSCHPNATCVYVGPGQSDCTCNSGYRGNGRKCVAVNGCVSQSGDCHFLASCKLRSSEWTCVCDDGYAGNGRLCYGSIQQELAMLPEASDFSTWIAEAGLSLSFSDQNVTLLLPSSAAVAKMSPVDKKFWVEKGNLPSLIRHHMIDGVHPLNSLSTTSSLTSLLNTPLPVSTSQGVTCVGGAAISTADLAATNGIIHVVNAVVLPDRKLSEGLLATLQRRRGLSLFTSYLMEYELMDEIERAGEFTVFAPTDAAVKEYLDKMAATALDVNTTRYHLVASERLLKTDLQSGGYKETLLGFRFQLGFFPRDGKLFVNDAPINTSNVLSGNNGVVHVLSAVLNVKRNRCDEIRQHKVKGSCVDCLFPRGDVCPAGSSLDVRPGCLALGLGLGSFHVCKHAVLQERSKRVKCMFTRSFEGERLLTIGCRATCLQTQIVHVCCHGFYGPHCESCPGVKGQPCFGNGICLDGTNGTGLCRCNEGFVGMACETCQAGKYGVHCDQVCRCQNGRCNEGPRGDGTCECDVGWRGVVCDEKIQSSPDAELCGSVLCHTSANCVVRPSGSECLCAAGFRGNGTFCQAKDACVQDNGGCSLFAVCKRTRPGQRVCVCDQGFSGDGLVCVEINPCLEGNGGCHANADCVHVGPNKASCRCLDGYTGDGRSCTVVNLCQKKNGGCHRYARCNMTGPGVRTCTCAANFIGDGLTCKGTLSKEILSRHLLDFYLGLMFVEISLKGRGPFTVFAPSTSAYLAEKNGPGRMKRLMSDKHKEDLGTVMRSHMVMCHMLLPADLRPPQNLTTLSGLVLTTSSSAQGSIFINEANVTYSDDVSVNGIFHEIDRILFPPGLDAQMESDAALNLTPLADRHGYRTFYKLLQDTGVMDMVHDGMYQPVTLFLPSDVAMATLPQEQKDFLLHPHNREQLKEYLKYHVLQNHKVYAEGLIHLDSARTLQGSSLSFSCGGTDQIGQIFVNDGQCRIVQRHLAFNGGIAYGIDCLLTPPNLGGRCDEQTSFDLQMTCGLCASSANHCPGGSKLKAVEKCDLPAVFVSRNSGCRSVCTFNLWQPKCCHGYYGRDCQACPGGVGAVCSHRGNCDDGHLGNGTCTCTTGFGGVACELCADGFYGANCEACNCLEHGTCDDGRRGTGSCFCEAGWTGERCETWQAEVVQCSPSCSVKAVCRDNNTCVCQPFYEGDGYTCTAADMCDVWNGGCAKVAKCSQYGEQVTCTCPKGHSGDGFICQPIDPCVAGDNGGCHKHATCIMTSPAKRKCACKDGFIGDGITCEVQELPISRCLQDNGQCHQDAQCTDLHFEDVTVGVFHVRSEDGQYKLNFTAARSACAATGGVLASYTQLSYAQQGGLNMCAAGWLDGAQVAYPTTYANPNCGFGHVGIVDYGIRKNVSETWDAFCFRMKDVNCECKSGYVGDGFSCTGNLLQVLMSTPALSNFLTQVLNVSQMSEAGRQYIKRLQDPAVQSTLFVPDNDGLMDNKTLSQRDLEFHLSEGQALTLIQLTNGTRLRTRVGTLSVVGLTDILDPSALSSRYVNDRFVAAADIMAANGVIHILQGPLLAPPPRQEIGASHKAGVGLGAVLLVILVSGFLFVGFHFYRRSDKLFQFHYFKENEDEEEAVCAARSITNPVYEDAPPAQLPDTVVQGSTGSRQVEDLPQVS is encoded by the exons ATGAAGGCACCACAGACGTGGAccaccatgatgatgatgatgatgatgatgatgatgatgacaatgatgaATGAAGCGACGTCGCTTACATCTCagcag AACTGGTGTTCCAACTCGACGGTGCTGCGGACGCGCACATCGTGTCACTCGTGTAGCCTGACCGCCATCCTGCCGTGTCCTTCCGGCTACAAGAAGACGCCCGGGTCCACAGTGCAGGACTGCCA ggtttgtgtgtgtgtgtgtgtgtgtgtgcgtgtgtgtgcgtgtgtgtgcgtgtgtgtgcctgtgcgcAGGTATTACATTCGGAGTGCCACCCTAAAGCTGTCAATCACTGGTTGTTCATTTGAGTGCTACAAGGAGGCGGAGCTTAAAAGGTGCTGTCCAGGATACTGGGGACCTGACTGCACTG AATGTCCGGTAGAAGCAGAGCGGCCCTGCAACGACAGAGGATCCTGTTTCGATGGACTCGGAGGAAATGGAACCTGCAGCTGTCAG GCGGGCTTTGCAGGAAGCGCCTGTGAGGACTGCGAGGCGGGTCGATACGGTCTGAGCTGTAGAGAAG TCTGCTCGTGTGTTCACGGGCTGTGTGATGCCGGCCTCAAAGGCAACGGCGCATGCACGTGTTTCTCCGGGTACACGGGTCCAAAGTGTGATCAAG AGCTTCCGGCGTGTGCGTCCCTCCAGTGCCCGTCCGAGTCACGCTGCATGGAAGAAGCTCTGACGGGCCGCCTGGTGTGTCGCTGTATGCTTGGGTACCGGCAGTCTGGTGACGAGTGCTTAT CTGTAAACCCGTGTGCACAGCAGGTGTGTCACATGCACGCCACTTGTGTCCACTCTGGTCCAAACCGGCACCTTTGCGCTTGTAACCAAGGTTACAGCGGGGATGGGCGAGTCTGCATGGCAGTCGACCCGTGTCAGACCAAGCAGGGCGGCTGCTCGGCTGCGTCCACCCGCTGTGTCTACGACGGGCCGGGCAAG TCACACTGCGAGTGTCTTCCCGGATTTGACAAATCGGCGGATGGCAGTTGTCGCCTGGCGGACTCGTGCACTCCCACTTCATGCCACAAGAACGCCAACTGCACCACGGTGGAACCAGGACGTGTCCA GTGCACCTGTCTCCAGGGTTACCATGGCGACGGAAACGTTTGCTACGGCAACATCATCCAACGTCTGAACGAGCTCAACACAGAACCTGGCGGCCCGTGGAGCGGCCAGCTGACCAGCGCCATCACGCTGTTCG GGTCTGTGTCGTGGCCCCTGCAGAACTTGGGTCCGTTTACACTTTTTGTTCCGATCAACAAAGGTTTCAGAGGAATGTCG CTGCGGACCCTGACTGCCGACCCGTCTAAAGCCAAGTACCTGTGCAAGATGCACCTGGTTGCTGGGGTGATGACCTTTGACATGCTGAAGAAAAGCGACGTCTTCTATACGCTGACGGGGAAGTCGGCGGAGAGTGACACATCAGAGGGG GACTCGCAGACCAAGATCCGAATCCACGGCAACAGGAAGAGGGGTGTGGTCATCCAGTCGGACCTAGTGGCCTCCAATGGGATGATCCACATCATCAACAAGCTGATGGACAGTGTGGCGGCTACGGTGGAGAGCAACGTTCAG GAGAACCTGATCAAGATTCTGTCCGACTACGGCAAGTTTGGAACCTTCACATCTTTACTGGAG TCCGTTGACCTGGCTTCCATCTTGGACGTCCCGGGCCCACTGACGGTCTTTGCCCCTGTCAGCTCGGCGTTCGGCGCCATGGCGGAGAGTCACCTGGAATACCTGCGTAGCGATGCG GGCGCCACCAAGCGGGTGGAGCTTCTCAGGAATCACATCGTGCCGTCCACGCAG TTGGACGTCTTCACCGCCGTGTCCGGCCCACAACTTTTCACGATGGCCAATCAGGTGCTGAGCATCAAAGTCAGCCATAAC GGTCAGGTGATGGTGAACACGGCGGCCGTGTTGGAGGCGGCGGTGGAGGCGAAGAACGGTCGTCTGTATGTGGTTGACGCGCTTCTGATGCCGGCATCCATTGAACCGCTGCTGCCTCACAGGTGTGACGTCACGGAGAACAGGATCGTCAAG GGCAAGTGCACGAGCTGCTCCAAAGTCAAACTGTCCCAGTGCTCGTCAGGAGGCGTCTACACG GGCTCCTCTGTCTTCGGCTGCCTTTACAGTCTCTCCATCGGTGGCACCGCACTCGGTGTCCCGGTGACCGGATGCTCGCCGCTCTGTAACGTCACCGTCACG ACTCCCGCCTGCTGTGACGGCTTCTACGGTCCAGACTGCAAGCCGTGTCCCGGAGGACACCAGACGCCATGTTCAGGACGCAGTCAG TGCTTCGATGGTATTGAAGGAAACGGAACGTGCAACTGTCCATCAAACCTCAAAGGCTCTCGTTGTCAGCTGTGCGCATCCTCGAACAAATTTGGCCCTGAGTGTGACACCG CGTGTCCTTGCATCCACGGCCTGTGCGACAATCGACCCGACTCAGACGGACGCTGCAAACCGGACTCGTGTCAGCCGGGCTTCACGGGTCGCTTCTGTGAACGCAGGACGGCGCCGTGTGGTACTCTGGCCCAGTTCTGCCACGCCCACGCCGACTGCGACTTCAGATGGGGCGCCCCGAG CTGTATTTGTCGACCTGGTTACCAAGGCGACGGAATCACCTGTGTGGAATCGGACCCGTGCGCTCCACCATTCCGAGGCGGCTGTAGTCTTAAC GCCAGGTGTGTAAAGACGGGCCTGTCCACTCGCGCCTGCCAGTGTCTGACGGGTTGGCAGGAAGATGGAGACGAGTGTCAGCCAATCAACAACTGTCTTGCTGATGACCGCGGCAGCTGCCACCCCAACGCCACCTGCGTCTACGTGGGACCGGGACAG AGCGACTGTACGTGCAACAGCGGCTACCGAGGAAACGGGCGCAAGTGTGTCGCGGTCAATGGGTGCGTCAGCCAGAGTGGCGACTGTCACTTCCTG GCCAGCTGCAAGCTGAGGTCGTCCGAGTGGACGTGCGTGTGCGATGACGGTTACGCGGGAAACGGTCGCTTGTGTTACGGCAGCATTCAGCAG GAGCTGGCGATGCTCCCGGAAGCCTCCGACTTCTCCACATGGATCGCC GAGGCGGGTCTAAGTCTCTCCTTCTCAGACCAGAACGTCACGCTCTTGTTGCCTTCGTCCGCTGCGGTTGCCAAAATGTCTCCAGTGGACAAAAAGTTCTGGGTGGAAAAGGGAAACCTACCAAGTCTCATCAG ACATCACATGATCGATGGCGTCCATCCGCTCAACAGCCTCAGCACCACTTCCTCTCTCACCTCGCTTCTCAAcacgccacttcctgtttcaacCAGCCAGGGG GTGACGTGTGTGGGCGGGGCAGCCATCAGCACAGCTGACCTGGCTGCGACCAATGGGATTATTCACGTGGTCAACGCG GTCGTGCTTCCAGACAGGAAGCTGAGCGAAGGCCTGCTGGCGACACTCCAACGGCGAAGGGGACTTTCACTCTTTACGTCGTACCTCATG GAATACGAGCTGATGGACGAGATCGAGCGGGCCGGCGAGTTCACAGTCTTCGCTCCCACAGACGCCGCCGTCAAAGAGTACCTTGACAAAATGGCTGCCACAGCGCTG GACGTCAATACCACCCGTTACCACTTGGTGGCGTCAGAGCGTCTGCTGAAGACGGACCTGCAGTCAGGAGGCTACAAAGAAACCCTGCTTGGGTTCCGCTTCCAGCTGGGCTTCTTCCCTCGAGACGGAAAG CTGTTTGTCAACGATGCTCCCATCAACACGTCCAACGTCCTGAGCGGGAACAACGGTGTCGTTCACGTCCTCTCGGCGGTTCTGAATGTCAAGCGGAACCGCTGCGATGAGATCCGGCAGCACAAAGTGAAG ggttCCTGTGTGGACTGTCTCTTCCCACGAGGGGACGTCTGTCCGGCTGGCAGCAGTCTGGACGTGAGGCCGGGATGTTTAGctttgggtttgggtttgggcaGCTTTCATGTTTGTAAGCATGCTGTGTTGCAGGAAAGGTCCAAGAGGGTGAAGTGCATGTTCACGCGCTCCTTCGAGGGCGAGCGTCTGTTGACTATCGGTTGCCGGGCAACGTGCTTACAAACCCAAATC GTACACGTGTGTTGCCACGGCTTTTATGGCCCGCACTGCGAGTCCTGTCCAGGGGTCAAAGGTCAGCCCTGCTTCGGGAACGGCATCTGTTTGGACGGAACCAATGGAACCGGACTGTGTCGCTGCAATGAAGGCTTCGTGGGAATGGCGTGTGAGACGTGCCAAGCTGGGAAGTATGGCGTCCACTGCGACCAGG TCTGCCGCTGTCAAAATGGCCGCTGTAACGAGGGGCCACGTGGCGACGGGACGTGCGAGTGCGACGTCGGCTGGCGGGGCGTCGTGTGTGACGAAA AGATCCAGTCCAGTCCAGATGCAGAACTTTGTGGTTCCGTCTTGTGTCACACCAGCGCAAA CTGCGTGGTCCGACCATCCGGATCAGAATGCTTGTGTGCTGCCGGCTTTCGGGGAAACGGAACGTTCTGTCAAG ctAAAGATGCGTGTGTGCAGGACAACGGTGGCTGCAGTTTGTTTGCAGTGTGTAAACGGACCCGACCCGGccagcgcgtgtgtgtgtgtgaccaagGCTTCTCTGGAGATGGACTGGTGTGTGTCG agATAAATCCTTGCCTGGAAGGAAATGGTGGTTGCCATGCCAACGCAGACTGCGTGCACGTGGGTCCAAACAAa GCGTCTTGCCGCTGCTTGGACGGCTACACAGGTGACGGACGCAGCTGCACAGTCGTCAACTTGTGTCAAAAG AAAAATGGCGGCTGTCACCGGTACGCCAGGTGCAACATGACGGGCCCTGGCGTTCGCACGTGCACGTGTGCCGCTAACTTCATCGGAGATGGTTTGACCTGCAAAGGCACCCTTAGCAAG GAAATTCTGAGTCGACACCTGCTGGACTTTTACCTTGGCCTGATG TTTGTAGAAATATCGCTGAAAGGTCGCGGCCCCTTCACCGTCTTCGCTCCGAGCACTTCAGCCTACCTGGCGGAAAAAAACGGACCGGGCAGG ATGAAGCGACTGATGTCCGACAAGCACAAAGAAGACCTGGGCACCGTCATGCGCAGTCACATGGTCATGTGTCATATGCTGCTGCCCGCTGACCTGCGCCCACCTCAGAACCTCACCACCTTGTCTGGACTTGTCctgaccacctcctcctccgcccAG GGCAGCATCTTCATCAACGAGGCCAACGTCACCTACAGCGACGACGTCAGCGTCAACGGAATCTTCCACGAGATTGACAGGATTCTGTTCCCGCCCGGCTTGGACGCCCAGATGGAGTCGGACGCGGCC CTCAACTTGACACCCTTGGCCGATCGTCACGGTTACAGAACCTTCTACAAGCTGCTGCAG GACACGGGTGTGATGGACATGGTGCATGATGGGATGTACCAGCCCGTCACGCTCTTCCTGCCCTCCGATGTGGCCATGGCGACCTTGCCTCAGGAGCAGAAGGACTTCCTGTTGCACCCACACAACCGCGAGCAGCTGAAGGAGTACCTGAAGTATCACGTTCTCCAGAACCATAAG GTTTACGCCGAAGGCCTGATTCATTTGGACTCGGCTCGCACGCTGCAGGGCTCGTCTCTCTCGTTCAGCTGCGGCGGGACGGACCAGATC GGACAGATCTTTGTGAATGACGGACAGTGCCGGATCGTCCAGAGACATCTCGCGTTTAACGGCGGCATCGCTTACGGGATCGACTGCCTGCTGACCCCACCCAACCTGGGGGGGCGCTGCGATGAGCAGACCAGCTTTGACCTTCAA ATGACCTGCGGACTGTGCGCATCCTCGGCCAATCATTGTCCAGGAGGATCCAAACTAAAG GCGGTGGAGAAGTGCGACCTGCCCGCTGTGTTTGTCAGCAGGAACTCGGGCTGCCGCAGCGTGTGCACGTTCAACTTGTGGCAGCCAAAGTGTTGCCATGGTTACTATGGGCGGGACTGTCAGG CGTGCCCGGGCGGCGTGGGCGCCGTTTGCAGTCACCGTGGCAACTGTGACGACGGCCATCTTGGCAACGGCACTTGTACGTGCACGACAGGCTTCGGGGGCGTGGCCTGCGAGCTTTGTGCCGACGGGTTCTACGGCGCCAACTGTGAAG CATGCAACTGCTTAGAACACGGAACGTGCGACGACGGACGAAGGGGGACCGGTTCTTGTTTCTGTGAGGCGGGCTGGACGGGCGAGCGCTGCGAGACTTGGCAAG CTGAGGTCGTCCAGTGCTCTCCGTCTTGTTCCGTCAAGGCCGTCTGCCGGGACAACAACACCTGCGTGTGTCAGCCATTTTATGAGGGAGACGGATACACCTGCACAG CGGCGGACATGTGTGACGTGTGGAATGGCGGCTGTGCGAAGGTGGCCAAGTGTTCCCAGTATGGCGAGCAGGTGACCTGCACGTGTCCCAAAGGCCACTCCGGAGACGGCTTCATCTGTCAGCCTATTGATCCCTGCGTTGCTGGGGACAACGGCGGCTGCCACAAACACGCCACATGCATCATGACGTCGCCG GCAAAGAGGAAGTGCGCCTGCAAAGACGGCTTCATTGGAGACGGCATCACTTGTGAAGTCCAAGAGCTTCCCATCAGCCGCTGTCTCCAAGACAACGGGCAATGTCACCAGGACGCACAGTGCACCGACCTCCATTTTGAAG ACGTGACAGTGGGCGTGTTCCACGTGCGTTCAGAAGACGGCCAGTACAAGCTGAACTTCACAGCAGCTCGGTCGGCGTGCGCCGCCACGGGTGGGGTCTTGGCTTCCTACACGCAGTTGTCCTACGCTCAGCAG GGTGGCTTGAACATGTGTGCCGCTGGCTGGTTGGACGGGGCCCAGGTGGCGTACCCCACCACCTACGCCAACCCCAACTGTGGCTTTGGACATGTCGGCATCGTGGATTACGGCATCCGCAAAAACGTGAGCGAGACCTGGGACGCCTTCTGCTTCCGGATGAAGG ACGTCAACTGTGAGTGCAAGTCCGGGTATGTTGGAGACGGCTTCAGCTGCACAGGAAACCTTCTGCAGGTCCTCATGTCCACGCCTGCCTTGTCCAACTTCCTCACT CAAGTCCTCAACGTGTCTCAGATGTCTGAAGCCGGGAGACAGTACATCAAGCGTCTTCAGGACCCGGCTGTCCAGTCCACGCTCTTTGTCCCCGACAACGACGGCCTGATGGACAACAAA ACGCTGTCCCAGCGCGACTTGGAGTTCCACTTGTCGGAGGGTCAGGCTCTGACACTCATTCAGCTGACCAATGGAACTCGGCTGAGGACTCGTGTCGGCACGCTGAGCGTCGTTGGACTCACCGACATTCTGGACCCTTCAGCTCTG TCGTCTCGCTACGTCAACGACCGCTTTGTCGCCGCCGCCGACATCATGGCTGCAAACGGCGTCATACACATCCTGCAGGGACCTCTTCTGGCCCCGCCCCCTCGCCAGGAG ATCGGTGCGTCTCACAAGGCCGGGGTGGGACTCGGAGCTGTCCTGCTCGTCATTCTGGTGTCAGGTTTCCTTTTTGTGGGATTTCACTTCTACAGACGCTCCGACAAATTGTTCCAGTTTCATTActtcaag GAGAacgaggatgaggaggaagctGTATGTGCCGCTCGCAGCATCACCAACCCGGTGTACGAGGACGCTCCTCCGGCGCAACTGCCTGACACT GTGGTCCAGGGGTCAACAGGGTCCAGGCAAGTAGAAGACCTCCCGCAGGTCAGCTGA